A window of the Gemmatimonadota bacterium genome harbors these coding sequences:
- a CDS encoding NAD(P)-binding protein, which produces MTNGREDTKPKQIAIIGGGVSGLGAAWALHHHPDRFDFRLYEARDQVGGNAITADMPQDDGGTIPFDISVTALIPSVYHHILLLMRRFGIELLDTRFNYSVKYHGQVYAHDFESEIRRQLQPEIARFQRLLKRIHRFGRLTRSRSRLINAINPFNYVSMGTVLNLRGFSGDFRYKILKPMFVNFLMATNVFDMPAALFARYLEFFDIERATPMQTWDQGTRRIYENLTAGFRDRLYLNRPVRKVHRRSDCVVVEDSDGVEETFDEVVFACNANQTLMLLDRPTFLERYLLSSIRYESELHNHTVVHSDASVLPENEVRPLETRSNHIEQYGARPDNYEITYIMHNQQPWANQSDKPCLVTYNPVSPIDEQKIVKKCWFQHIVHDVRHVAWLVQLFRFIQGRRRTWHCGAHTLVNSQETCFVTGLAAARQIGADYPFDDPEARRMFNYYGRILHGWRFRKAKS; this is translated from the coding sequence ATGACGAACGGCCGGGAAGACACAAAACCGAAGCAAATCGCCATAATCGGCGGCGGAGTATCCGGGCTCGGAGCCGCATGGGCGCTGCATCACCACCCGGACCGGTTTGACTTCCGGCTGTACGAGGCCCGGGACCAGGTCGGCGGGAATGCGATTACGGCCGACATGCCGCAGGATGACGGCGGCACCATTCCCTTCGACATATCCGTTACCGCGCTGATCCCTTCGGTTTATCACCACATCCTGCTGTTGATGCGCCGGTTCGGCATCGAACTGCTGGATACCCGGTTCAACTACAGCGTCAAGTACCACGGCCAGGTTTACGCCCACGATTTCGAGTCCGAAATCAGACGGCAACTGCAGCCCGAGATTGCCCGGTTTCAACGGCTCCTTAAGCGTATCCACCGGTTCGGCCGGCTGACCCGTTCCCGGTCGAGGCTGATCAATGCAATCAATCCCTTTAATTACGTCAGCATGGGGACGGTGCTTAACCTCCGCGGTTTTTCGGGGGATTTCAGGTACAAGATCCTGAAGCCCATGTTCGTCAATTTCCTGATGGCCACGAACGTGTTCGACATGCCGGCGGCCCTCTTCGCACGGTACCTGGAGTTCTTCGACATCGAACGCGCGACACCCATGCAGACGTGGGACCAGGGCACGCGACGGATCTATGAGAACCTGACGGCCGGATTCCGGGACAGATTATACCTAAACCGGCCGGTGCGTAAAGTGCACCGCCGGTCAGACTGCGTCGTGGTCGAGGACTCAGACGGCGTGGAGGAGACATTTGACGAGGTGGTCTTCGCGTGCAATGCGAACCAGACCCTGATGCTGCTCGACCGGCCCACGTTCCTGGAACGCTATCTTCTGTCGTCGATACGCTACGAAAGCGAACTCCACAACCATACGGTCGTGCATTCGGACGCCTCCGTCCTGCCGGAAAACGAAGTGAGACCGCTGGAGACGCGGAGCAATCACATCGAACAGTACGGCGCCAGGCCGGACAACTACGAAATCACCTACATTATGCACAACCAGCAGCCATGGGCCAACCAGTCCGACAAACCCTGCCTGGTGACCTACAACCCCGTCAGTCCGATCGATGAGCAGAAGATCGTCAAAAAGTGCTGGTTCCAGCACATCGTACACGACGTGCGCCATGTCGCCTGGCTCGTCCAGCTGTTCCGGTTCATCCAGGGCAGGCGACGGACCTGGCACTGCGGCGCCCACACCCTGGTGAACAGCCAGGAGACCTGCTTCGTGACCGGCCTCGCCGCCGCCCGGCAGATCGGCGCGGACTATCCCTTCGACGATCCCGAGGCCAGGCGGATGTTTAACTACTACGGTCGGATACTTCACGGCTGGCGATTCCGGAAGGCGAAGAGCTGA
- a CDS encoding hydantoinase B/oxoprolinase family protein — protein MKTDPITLELMRNRWTGIAEEMCAALIRTSYSTNIKDRRDCSAAIVQPTGEILAQAESGVPLHLGVMPGVVRSILEAYPLSAMKPGDVYITNLPYPEGPGHLPDVSLVSAIYHEGRPVALAASTAHHVDMGGFAPGSMPFGVTEIYQEGLQIPPLPIFKGGRLDEEIYRLINQNVRTQYEVRGDLMAQFACAQIGQQRVSDLMSRESPDEVIRYMDEIQDYAERRMRAGIRLLPDGEYTFEDYLDDDGVTDEPVKIAVTLTISGDELRADFSGCSDQVLGPLNARLPAAASCISYVCKAVIDPDLPACAGAYRPLEIFAPEGSILQATYPAAIGNANILTDQRVVDVLMGALYHAAPDRVCAACSGEMNLVNIGGIDPGTGDYYNYVETYAGGQGAMSDLDGEDGVHTHLTNTRNAPVEIMERTYPLRVERYGLIPDTEGPGRRRGGCGMMRELKCLGERTIITLGSDRRKFTPWGLEGGGNATGAHCYVIDTEGREKEIPTKAHTELSRNEILRIETPGGGGWGDPAEREAEMVAEDVRNGLVSPERAGEHYRCTKGRKPSN, from the coding sequence ATGAAGACCGACCCCATTACCCTGGAACTGATGCGCAACCGGTGGACGGGCATCGCGGAGGAAATGTGTGCCGCGCTGATCCGCACCAGCTACTCCACCAATATCAAGGACCGGCGCGACTGCTCCGCGGCCATCGTGCAGCCCACCGGGGAGATCCTGGCCCAGGCGGAATCGGGCGTCCCCCTGCACCTGGGCGTGATGCCCGGCGTGGTCCGGTCCATCCTGGAAGCCTATCCCCTGTCGGCCATGAAGCCCGGCGACGTCTACATCACGAACCTGCCCTATCCCGAGGGACCGGGTCATCTGCCGGATGTCTCCCTGGTATCCGCCATTTACCATGAAGGCCGACCTGTGGCGTTGGCGGCATCGACGGCCCATCACGTGGACATGGGCGGGTTCGCGCCCGGAAGCATGCCCTTCGGGGTGACGGAGATCTACCAGGAGGGCCTGCAGATCCCGCCCCTGCCCATTTTCAAGGGGGGACGGCTCGACGAGGAGATCTACCGCTTGATCAACCAGAACGTGCGGACGCAGTACGAGGTAAGGGGCGACCTCATGGCGCAGTTCGCCTGCGCCCAGATCGGCCAGCAACGGGTAAGCGATCTCATGTCCCGGGAATCTCCCGATGAAGTCATACGTTACATGGACGAAATCCAGGACTACGCCGAACGACGGATGCGCGCGGGTATCCGGTTACTGCCCGACGGCGAGTACACTTTCGAAGACTACCTGGACGACGACGGCGTTACCGACGAACCGGTGAAGATCGCGGTGACCCTGACCATCTCGGGGGACGAACTGCGCGCGGACTTCTCGGGGTGCAGCGACCAGGTCCTGGGTCCCCTGAACGCCCGGCTGCCCGCGGCCGCATCCTGCATCAGCTACGTGTGCAAGGCAGTGATCGATCCGGATCTGCCGGCCTGCGCAGGGGCATACCGGCCCCTGGAGATCTTCGCCCCCGAAGGCTCCATCCTGCAGGCTACCTACCCGGCGGCCATCGGCAATGCCAACATCCTGACGGACCAGCGGGTCGTGGACGTGCTCATGGGCGCGTTGTACCACGCCGCGCCCGACCGCGTGTGCGCGGCCTGCAGCGGGGAAATGAACCTGGTCAACATCGGCGGGATCGATCCCGGCACCGGCGATTACTACAACTACGTGGAAACCTACGCGGGCGGGCAGGGCGCCATGTCCGATCTCGACGGCGAGGACGGCGTGCACACCCACCTCACCAACACCCGGAACGCGCCGGTCGAGATCATGGAACGCACCTATCCGCTCCGGGTCGAGCGTTACGGCCTGATCCCGGACACCGAGGGACCGGGTCGCCGGCGCGGCGGGTGCGGGATGATGCGGGAGCTTAAGTGCCTCGGCGAACGCACCATCATCACGCTGGGTTCCGACCGCCGCAAGTTCACGCCCTGGGGACTCGAAGGCGGAGGGAACGCGACGGGTGCCCACTGTTACGTGATCGACACCGAAGGGCGCGAAAAGGAGATCCCGACCAAGGCGCATACCGAACTGTCCCGGAACGAGATCCTGCGGATCGAGACGCCCGGCGGAGGCGGCTGGGGCGACCCGGCCGAACGGGAAGCGGAAATGGTGGCAGAGGACGTCCGGAACGGGCTTGTAAGTCCGGAAAGGGCGGGCGAACACTACCGCTGCACGAAGGGCCGGAAACCGTCGAACTGA
- a CDS encoding hydantoinase/oxoprolinase family protein, with amino-acid sequence MSVRIAIDTGGTFTDLVLSDPETGRLAFHKVPSTPDDPSRALVEGVSELVARAGYDSADVRFLIHGTTVATNTILQRKGARTAFITTEGFRDVLHIQRQDRPHLYNMRVRRTPALVPRALRYELPERMLHDGTEALPIDRDRLNELIEALRKDGIEAVGIGFLHSHIDPGHERSVGNGLRQALPDATVCLSSDMSREEGEYERFSTCAMNAYVQPVMTNYLKRVNDALSDAAVEAPLYVMKSNGGVTSARDAADHCVHTILSGPAGGVVAGDEIGQRLGRSNVITADMGGTSFDVAMIHEGTIAFAKHAEIDGLALKAPMMDIHTIGAGGGSIAWIDSGGALRVGPQSAGAEPGPACYQTGGSEPTVTDANLVLGRLSTDSLLGGAIHLDPAAARRVIQEKIAAGLQCTVEEAAEGIIRVINASMTAAIRKLTVERGYDPRLFTLVPFGGAGPLHGVELARELGIRDVVIPLAPGVASAEGLVFSNLRTDRIQTHVELLDRIEAERFETMLGELTAQAIEDLAMSSEGNDPVISRRVGLRYAGQGYDIPIDLPEGAVDLALLESAFHLEHERQYGFARRDQRVQLVNVWVSAELPISDDRRKPAGRGASERVAPFVTRPVYFAGAWMDTPVYGRTGLLPGQRIDGPAIVEQLDSTTLIGPGQAACVDEWEQITITGLNST; translated from the coding sequence ATGAGCGTTCGCATCGCCATAGACACGGGCGGCACGTTTACCGATCTCGTCCTGTCCGATCCCGAAACGGGAAGGCTGGCGTTCCACAAGGTGCCGAGTACGCCGGACGATCCGAGCCGCGCGTTGGTGGAAGGCGTCAGCGAACTCGTCGCACGGGCCGGATACGACAGCGCGGATGTCCGGTTCCTGATCCACGGCACCACGGTGGCCACCAACACCATCCTGCAGCGAAAGGGTGCACGCACCGCATTCATTACGACCGAAGGGTTCCGGGACGTGCTTCACATTCAGCGGCAGGACCGGCCCCACCTGTACAACATGCGTGTTCGCCGAACGCCGGCCCTCGTGCCCCGTGCCCTGCGGTATGAGCTTCCGGAACGAATGCTTCACGATGGTACGGAAGCCCTGCCCATAGACCGGGACCGGCTGAACGAACTGATCGAAGCGCTCAGGAAGGACGGCATCGAAGCGGTGGGCATCGGATTCCTCCACAGCCACATCGACCCCGGTCATGAGCGGTCGGTCGGCAACGGGTTGCGGCAGGCTCTGCCGGACGCCACGGTTTGTCTTTCCTCAGATATGAGCCGCGAAGAGGGCGAATACGAACGGTTCAGCACCTGTGCCATGAACGCCTACGTGCAGCCGGTGATGACGAACTACCTGAAGCGGGTGAACGACGCCCTGTCGGACGCCGCTGTCGAAGCGCCGCTCTACGTCATGAAATCCAACGGTGGAGTTACCTCGGCCCGGGACGCTGCGGATCACTGCGTACATACGATCCTGTCGGGACCGGCCGGCGGCGTGGTGGCCGGAGACGAGATTGGCCAGCGGCTCGGCCGGTCCAACGTAATCACGGCCGACATGGGCGGTACAAGTTTCGACGTGGCTATGATTCACGAAGGCACCATCGCCTTCGCGAAGCATGCTGAAATCGACGGCCTGGCCCTGAAAGCGCCCATGATGGACATCCACACGATCGGCGCGGGCGGCGGGAGCATCGCGTGGATCGATTCGGGCGGCGCCCTGCGCGTGGGACCGCAATCGGCAGGGGCGGAACCGGGTCCTGCCTGCTACCAGACCGGCGGCAGCGAACCCACGGTGACGGACGCGAACCTGGTCCTGGGCCGGCTTTCCACGGACAGCCTGCTGGGCGGCGCCATCCACCTGGACCCGGCGGCCGCGCGGCGGGTCATCCAGGAGAAGATCGCCGCCGGCCTGCAATGCACGGTCGAGGAGGCCGCCGAAGGAATCATCCGGGTCATCAACGCCTCCATGACGGCGGCCATCCGCAAGCTTACCGTGGAGCGCGGGTACGATCCCCGTCTTTTCACCCTGGTACCCTTCGGAGGCGCGGGACCGCTCCACGGCGTTGAACTCGCCCGGGAACTGGGGATACGCGACGTGGTCATCCCGCTCGCCCCCGGGGTCGCCTCCGCCGAGGGCCTGGTGTTTTCCAACCTGCGGACGGACCGGATCCAGACCCACGTGGAACTGCTGGACCGGATCGAAGCGGAGCGATTCGAAACGATGCTCGGCGAGCTTACGGCACAGGCGATAGAGGATCTGGCCATGTCCTCGGAGGGAAACGATCCCGTCATCAGCCGGCGCGTGGGGCTGCGGTACGCTGGACAGGGATACGACATCCCCATCGATCTGCCCGAGGGCGCCGTCGACCTGGCCCTGCTTGAATCGGCCTTTCACCTCGAACACGAGCGGCAGTACGGATTCGCGCGTCGCGACCAGCGCGTTCAACTCGTCAACGTGTGGGTTTCCGCGGAATTGCCCATTTCGGATGACCGCAGGAAGCCGGCGGGACGGGGCGCATCCGAACGGGTCGCACCCTTCGTCACCCGCCCGGTCTACTTCGCGGGCGCCTGGATGGACACGCCGGTATACGGCAGGACCGGCTTGCTTCCCGGACAGCGGATCGACGGTCCGGCCATCGTCGAACAACTCGATTCCACGACGTTGATCGGACCCGGGCAGGCCGCATGCGTCGACGAATGGGAACAGATCACCATAACCGGGCTTAATTCGACATGA
- a CDS encoding Gfo/Idh/MocA family oxidoreductase encodes MADERTYRACVVGLSGIGAGSPPVDGDHGIGHEMPNRHVPAYALLPNTEVVGVCDLKEDLLQDTLRDWSDTFPGLRGFKDYREMLEACKPDILSVVTSDHRHADIVVDGVAAGVRGIYCEKPIATSLADADRMIAAVESRNVPMNINHTRRWSQVYREVKQLLDEGAIGALQRIVLNFGGPRAILFRNGTHMIDMTCYLAGSEPAWVFAELDEGYEDYWPYQGDGGRNADLEPGCSGFIHFKNGVRAFYNGSKGRECRGGYQLDGTDGWMFVHEDFYELDTGNGIQTIAPKGPTHYYSTAAIRDLVHVMENGGETVSPPRAARNTLEIILGFLASQKHGNVRIDFPLDENTV; translated from the coding sequence ATGGCTGACGAAAGGACCTACAGGGCCTGCGTGGTGGGCTTGAGCGGTATCGGGGCGGGAAGCCCCCCGGTCGACGGCGACCACGGAATAGGCCATGAGATGCCCAACCGCCATGTACCGGCCTATGCCCTCCTGCCGAATACAGAGGTGGTCGGTGTCTGCGACCTGAAGGAAGACCTCCTGCAGGACACCCTCAGGGATTGGTCGGATACTTTCCCGGGTCTGCGGGGATTCAAGGACTACCGGGAGATGCTGGAAGCCTGCAAACCCGACATCCTGAGCGTGGTGACGTCGGACCACCGCCACGCGGACATCGTGGTGGACGGCGTCGCGGCGGGCGTCCGGGGCATTTACTGCGAAAAACCGATCGCGACCTCCCTCGCGGACGCCGACCGCATGATCGCCGCGGTGGAAAGCCGGAACGTTCCCATGAACATCAACCACACCCGTCGCTGGAGTCAGGTATACCGGGAAGTCAAGCAGCTCCTCGACGAGGGCGCGATCGGCGCGTTGCAACGCATCGTGCTCAACTTCGGCGGTCCCCGGGCCATTCTGTTCCGAAACGGCACCCACATGATCGACATGACCTGCTATCTCGCGGGATCGGAGCCCGCGTGGGTCTTCGCCGAGCTCGACGAGGGCTACGAGGACTACTGGCCCTACCAGGGCGACGGCGGCCGGAACGCGGACCTGGAGCCGGGCTGCTCCGGCTTCATCCATTTCAAGAACGGCGTACGGGCCTTCTACAACGGTTCCAAGGGCAGGGAATGCCGGGGCGGATACCAGCTCGACGGCACGGATGGATGGATGTTCGTCCACGAGGACTTCTACGAGCTCGATACGGGAAACGGCATCCAGACCATCGCCCCCAAGGGTCCGACCCACTACTATTCCACGGCGGCTATCCGGGACCTCGTCCACGTCATGGAAAACGGCGGCGAGACCGTTTCCCCGCCGCGCGCGGCCCGAAATACCCTTGAGATCATCCTGGGGTTTCTCGCGTCGCAGAAGCACGGCAACGTGCGCATCGACTTCCCGCTGGACGAAAACACGGTCTGA
- a CDS encoding mandelate racemase/muconate lactonizing protein has protein sequence MKITRIEALPIEVPLKQGMTTKTAHGEHIVSPYVILRVHTDEGLTGLGEATVAPRWSGETSASCAAAVRDLVAPALKDQDPADVNRLCGIMDEVIKLNPFTKAAVEMALWDLAGKRAGMPLYQLLGGRVREEIPMKMVVGAFDVPTSVALAEKFLQWGVQCLKVKVGLDPGEDLERVRAIRALAGPGIRMSIDANCGWPPAVARRMLRLLEPLDILFAEQPSAPQFDDEAALIRTGTTIPIMADESVFTVHDAMQTVLRRSADIISVYPGKNGGIGQTLGISHVARAAGLRCHMGSNLELGIGTAAMLHVAAVVEAIDSETYPGDLLGPLYHEGDMIETPLELGPVTAKVPDGPGLGVTLDEAQVARWKDN, from the coding sequence ATGAAGATCACCCGCATCGAAGCCCTTCCCATCGAAGTGCCCCTCAAGCAGGGCATGACCACCAAAACCGCCCATGGCGAACACATCGTCTCTCCCTACGTCATCCTCCGGGTCCACACGGACGAGGGGCTGACCGGACTGGGAGAGGCCACGGTCGCGCCGCGCTGGAGCGGGGAAACGTCCGCATCGTGCGCCGCAGCGGTCCGGGACCTGGTGGCTCCCGCGCTGAAGGACCAGGACCCGGCGGACGTGAACCGGCTTTGTGGGATCATGGACGAGGTCATCAAGCTGAATCCCTTCACCAAGGCGGCCGTGGAGATGGCGTTGTGGGACCTGGCGGGGAAGCGCGCGGGCATGCCGCTCTACCAGCTGCTGGGCGGCAGGGTCCGGGAGGAGATCCCCATGAAGATGGTGGTAGGCGCCTTCGACGTGCCGACTTCCGTCGCCCTGGCGGAGAAGTTCCTGCAGTGGGGCGTGCAATGTCTCAAGGTCAAGGTCGGACTGGACCCCGGGGAGGACCTGGAGCGCGTCCGCGCAATACGTGCTCTGGCCGGCCCCGGCATTCGGATGAGCATCGATGCGAACTGCGGTTGGCCGCCGGCGGTTGCCCGCCGCATGCTGCGTCTCCTGGAGCCCCTGGACATCCTGTTCGCCGAGCAGCCGTCGGCGCCGCAGTTCGACGATGAAGCGGCCCTGATCCGCACGGGAACGACCATCCCCATCATGGCCGACGAGAGTGTATTCACCGTGCACGACGCCATGCAGACGGTACTCAGGCGGTCCGCGGACATCATCAGTGTCTATCCGGGAAAGAACGGTGGCATCGGCCAGACGCTGGGCATCTCGCACGTGGCCCGGGCGGCGGGATTGCGGTGCCACATGGGCAGCAATCTCGAATTGGGGATCGGTACGGCGGCCATGCTCCACGTGGCGGCCGTCGTGGAAGCCATCGACAGCGAAACCTATCCCGGAGACCTGCTCGGACCGTTGTACCACGAAGGCGATATGATCGAGACGCCGCTGGAACTCGGGCCGGTCACCGCGAAGGTACCCGACGGCCCCGGTCTCGGCGTCACCCTGGATGAAGCACAGGTCGCGCGCTGGAAGGACAATTAG
- a CDS encoding dihydrodipicolinate synthase family protein encodes MHDAMPSPVRSAMGRGVVIPAHPLAVTADRRLDERRQRALTRYYIAAGAGGLAVGVHTTQFEIRDPAHGLYEPVLGLAAEVMDREVAADFIRIAGICGRTAQATGEAEAARSLGYHAGLLSLTAMSGASEDELIAHCRAVADVIPVMGFYLQPAVGGLVLPYRFWRRFVELEGVVAIKIAAFNRYHTLDVLRALTESGRQEEITLYTGNDDNILMDLLTEHTFQCGDARRSVRFKGGLLGHWAVWTRGAVALLRECHDASASGEAVPQHLLTRSIEVTDCNAAFFDPAHGFSGCIPGIHEVLRRQGLLEGTWCLNHNETLSPGQYEEINRVYEAYPHLNDDHFVAEHRDDWLR; translated from the coding sequence ATGCATGACGCAATGCCCTCGCCGGTCCGATCGGCCATGGGGCGAGGCGTGGTCATCCCGGCTCATCCGCTGGCCGTAACGGCGGACCGGAGACTGGATGAAAGGCGCCAGCGGGCCCTTACGCGTTACTACATAGCGGCCGGGGCCGGTGGACTCGCCGTCGGCGTCCATACGACCCAGTTCGAGATCCGGGACCCCGCCCACGGCCTATACGAACCGGTACTCGGACTGGCCGCGGAGGTCATGGACCGGGAGGTGGCGGCGGACTTCATCCGGATCGCGGGTATCTGCGGACGGACGGCCCAGGCGACCGGCGAGGCGGAAGCGGCGCGGTCGCTCGGATACCATGCCGGCCTGCTCAGCCTGACCGCCATGAGCGGCGCCTCGGAGGACGAACTCATCGCGCACTGTCGTGCCGTGGCCGACGTCATTCCCGTCATGGGCTTCTACCTGCAACCCGCAGTGGGAGGTCTCGTGCTTCCCTACCGTTTCTGGCGGCGGTTCGTCGAACTGGAAGGGGTGGTGGCCATCAAGATCGCGGCGTTCAACCGGTACCACACGCTCGACGTGCTGCGGGCCCTGACGGAGTCCGGAAGGCAGGAGGAAATCACGCTGTACACCGGCAACGACGACAACATCCTGATGGACCTCCTTACCGAACACACGTTCCAGTGCGGAGACGCGCGGCGGTCCGTACGATTCAAGGGCGGGCTGTTGGGACACTGGGCCGTCTGGACCCGGGGCGCGGTCGCGTTGCTGCGGGAATGCCATGACGCCTCCGCGTCCGGCGAAGCCGTACCCCAACACCTGCTGACCCGCTCGATCGAGGTCACGGACTGCAACGCGGCCTTCTTCGATCCGGCACACGGTTTTTCCGGATGCATACCCGGGATTCACGAGGTACTGCGCAGACAGGGCCTGCTCGAGGGCACCTGGTGCCTCAATCATAATGAGACGCTGTCGCCCGGCCAGTACGAGGAAATCAACCGGGTATACGAAGCCTATCCTCATCTCAACGACGACCACTTCGTCGCCGAACACCGGGACGACTGGCTCCGGTAA
- a CDS encoding NAD(P)-dependent oxidoreductase, whose product MPDLIMSEEMLIERMTAPSPAVIEAVSELEGDVVILGAGGKMGPTLAELLVRAGARRVIGVSRFSDARVGAYLEETGVETVRADLLDENELARLPDAPNVLFLAGFKFGATGNSPMTWAMNTWLPGRIMRRYAGSRIVYVSSGNVYAYTRVAGGGADEDGEIGPVGEYAQSRLGGERIAEHLCVEQGTPLLIVRLFYATELRYGIIHDLGRRIHDGVPIDLAMGHVNQIWQGDANSYLARLFPLCSSPATILNLTGPDVLSVRSMSGMLGRRLETEPDFTGRESETALLGNARRLFDRLGEPEVPPERIADWVAHWIRIGGRSLDKPTGYESRTGRF is encoded by the coding sequence ATGCCTGACCTCATCATGAGCGAGGAGATGCTGATCGAACGGATGACGGCCCCTTCGCCGGCCGTCATCGAGGCCGTATCGGAACTGGAAGGCGACGTGGTGATCCTGGGCGCCGGCGGGAAGATGGGACCGACCCTGGCGGAACTCCTCGTACGGGCCGGCGCGCGGCGCGTGATCGGCGTCTCCCGGTTCAGCGACGCAAGGGTCGGCGCTTACCTCGAAGAAACCGGCGTGGAAACCGTTCGGGCGGACCTGCTCGACGAGAATGAACTTGCCCGCCTGCCGGATGCGCCGAATGTCCTCTTTCTCGCGGGATTCAAGTTCGGCGCCACGGGCAACTCGCCGATGACCTGGGCGATGAACACCTGGCTGCCGGGGCGGATCATGCGCAGGTACGCCGGATCCCGCATCGTCTACGTGAGTTCGGGCAACGTGTATGCCTATACCCGGGTCGCGGGGGGCGGCGCGGACGAGGACGGAGAAATCGGACCGGTAGGCGAATACGCCCAGTCGCGTCTGGGCGGGGAACGCATCGCGGAACATCTGTGCGTGGAGCAGGGAACGCCCCTGTTGATCGTCCGGCTGTTCTACGCCACGGAACTGCGGTACGGCATCATCCACGACCTCGGCAGAAGGATCCATGACGGCGTGCCGATCGACCTGGCCATGGGCCATGTGAACCAGATCTGGCAGGGAGACGCCAATAGTTACCTGGCGCGGCTGTTCCCCCTGTGCAGCAGTCCCGCCACGATCCTGAACCTGACGGGGCCGGATGTCCTCTCCGTCCGGTCGATGTCCGGAATGCTCGGCCGCCGGTTGGAAACGGAGCCTGATTTTACCGGTCGTGAAAGCGAAACGGCGCTGCTTGGCAACGCCCGCAGGCTGTTTGACAGACTGGGCGAGCCGGAGGTCCCGCCGGAAAGGATCGCGGACTGGGTCGCCCACTGGATCCGCATAGGGGGCCGCAGCCTGGACAAACCGACCGGGTACGAGTCGCGCACCGGACGTTTCTGA
- a CDS encoding transglutaminase domain-containing protein, with the protein MSRLYHNESGRVIPSLCEELTRFRRVRVILNLPATGSDATLYLLARPHRVGDNPLHWSFNGIGQEAIRAGEDLHYRWYERTVKSGDLRDGDNTVELWTDDAAMTGWSLAMEAGGAPSNSTLTDDGGARWRSHRQGYLNAISGNYCVRMRLVEGRDDPPPDMAWESTDHPRAQSMRDRIPRRIVYDGDLMTRVRALSAWIATSWEHSGSRRGTAYAPWDAETILAWGGSRQGHNGESSITMCVHYAVAFVSACQAIGIPARCSALMGTPNSYEGHFVAEVWFDDYRKWVMVDPNIDAILFRGGVPLSIPEIQGLDGGLAPYIEWGSGSRYQRTFSHMRNFIRNNLLQGLCFRHRSIWPRTDFFSHPELTPPGHGSVSYCETDLVWSESDREAGFGMFKYFAPAAYFTAPPGGAAHA; encoded by the coding sequence ATGAGCAGACTCTACCACAACGAATCCGGTCGTGTCATCCCATCGCTGTGCGAGGAACTCACGCGGTTCCGGCGTGTCCGCGTCATCCTTAATCTGCCGGCCACCGGATCCGACGCTACCCTGTACCTGCTGGCCAGGCCCCACCGGGTCGGCGACAACCCACTGCACTGGTCCTTCAACGGGATCGGCCAGGAAGCGATCCGGGCCGGGGAGGATCTCCATTACAGATGGTACGAACGTACCGTCAAGTCCGGCGACCTGCGCGACGGGGACAACACGGTGGAGCTGTGGACCGATGACGCCGCGATGACGGGATGGTCGCTTGCGATGGAGGCTGGCGGCGCCCCGTCAAACAGCACGCTGACCGACGACGGCGGTGCAAGGTGGCGTTCGCACCGCCAGGGCTACCTGAATGCAATTAGTGGAAACTACTGCGTGCGCATGCGGCTGGTGGAAGGCCGGGACGACCCGCCGCCGGACATGGCCTGGGAGTCCACCGACCACCCCAGGGCACAGTCGATGCGTGACCGGATTCCCCGACGTATCGTGTACGACGGCGATCTAATGACCCGGGTGCGGGCGCTTTCCGCGTGGATTGCGACCAGTTGGGAACATTCGGGATCCCGCCGCGGGACGGCATACGCGCCGTGGGACGCGGAGACCATACTCGCATGGGGCGGGAGCCGGCAAGGCCACAACGGCGAAAGTTCCATCACCATGTGCGTCCACTATGCGGTGGCCTTTGTCAGTGCCTGCCAGGCCATTGGCATCCCTGCGCGCTGCTCGGCGCTTATGGGAACGCCGAATAGCTATGAAGGCCATTTTGTGGCCGAAGTCTGGTTCGACGATTACCGGAAGTGGGTGATGGTGGATCCGAACATCGACGCGATCCTGTTTCGGGGCGGAGTGCCTCTCTCCATTCCCGAGATCCAGGGGCTGGACGGCGGACTGGCCCCCTATATCGAATGGGGCAGCGGATCGAGATACCAGCGGACGTTCTCCCACATGCGGAATTTCATTCGAAACAACCTGCTTCAAGGCCTGTGCTTCCGCCACAGAAGCATCTGGCCGCGGACCGATTTTTTCTCCCATCCCGAACTGACTCCGCCGGGGCATGGTTCCGTGTCCTACTGCGAGACCGACCTGGTCTGGTCGGAATCGGACCGGGAGGCGGGTTTCGGCATGTTCAAGTACTTCGCGCCGGCGGCATACTTTACGGCGCCACCCGGCGGAGCGGCCCATGCCTGA